From a single Phragmites australis chromosome 7, lpPhrAust1.1, whole genome shotgun sequence genomic region:
- the LOC133925562 gene encoding protein MAIN-LIKE 1-like, with protein sequence MAHGGLPELLQQRYDENHRGRMIFTGQQLGPLRARSVHKIKELDPRFHEPLARAGLLPFALMMAGAPMEVGGRTPLPAIDEALLTGLVDRWRPETHTFHFPFGEMAVTLRDVAMLTGLPIRGAPLIVSRPAREQWKGYVADRFGVQYDGKDAGLSMSWVHGLTQFGPCPLDADENTLMQHYEVYLYVLLGGIMFCNTAGDYVVPHIVWLAAHLASHPYEPTSYSWGSAVLAATYRGLCDATQRTKRKATITGCLHLLQLWSWEYLPISRPWVLKCYYPVHISDGIADDIRPTMGYRWIHARLRWSQQQDHGNYSRVISDLDILSADLVDWDPWRMARVKEIADGGLLASYCSRDADLWLTTCFLLYMNCVEVYSPERVQRQFGYRQVVPVPAPRDAGRAHEWSSKGGGGTQDWASKNAEYIRRWTESAAVDVIITAEQYDEATYWDYLAWYRPRTRATLLSGPVQPGPRPFPEDRARLLHVVTEEAYEMHTQADQPFGEPSRSSSQRDRNPLREYMRTRGSRFLNAIRGLGGCAPQWRGYDQHAMDPSRASHSRRSSHSRRSSSAREEPVRSESRHTSSASTRHVSCSGAEAEECTQPPAPEQVTLGSLAPPATMTPPAAASTHQEDVVDYTQQTPCWSDPNAFDWGAAMHATATFTDLLGGQSSHDLNEPGSSHWYQHGEPSAHWTPSEHVLGPSTLPHEDPSAWYMQSRVSGAGYTFGGVPIGQADDDEDDQGHARQGPAQAAGMRATHPPDAYTPGDCVRHHRR encoded by the exons atggctcatggtggtcttcccgagcttcttcagcagcggtacgacgagaaccataggggaaggatgatattcACGGGACAACAG ttgggtccgttacgagcccggagtgtgcacaagattaaggagttggaccctcgattccacgagccactcgcacgggcgggactactacctttcgctctcatgatggccggagctcccatggaggtcggtggtaggacacctctcccggcaattgatgaggcactgctcacaggtctcgtcgaccgttggcgtcctgagacacacacttttcactttccttttggtgagatggcagTAACACtgcgggacgtggccatgctgaccgggctgccaataaggggtgccccgttaatagtttcgcgacccgcaagggagcagtggaagggttatgttgcagatag gtttggtgtgcaatacgacgggaaggatgctggcctctccatgtcctgggttcatgggctgacacagttcggtccatgcccactggatgcggacgagaatacacttatgcaacactatgaggtgtacttatacgtcctgctcggaggcatcatgttctgcaacacggcaggcgattatgtcgtcccacatattgtatggttagcagcccaccttgcgtcacatccttatgagcctacatcttacagttggggatctgcagtgttggctgcaacctatagaggattgtgtgatgcaacccagcgaacAAAGAGGAAGGCAACCATTACAGGGTGCTTACATCTCTTACAGTtatggagttgggagtacctcccgatttccagaccttgggtgctcaagtgctactacccagttcacatctctgatggcattgcagatgacataaggccaacgatggggtatcggtggattcatgccaggctaagatggagtcagcagcaagaccatggtaactactccaggGTGATAAGTGACCTGGACATCCTTAGCGCTGATCTAGTGgattgggatccatggcgtatggcacgagtaaaagaaattgcagatggtggactcCTGGCATCCTATTGTAGCCGTGACGCAGACTTATGGTTGaccacatgcttcttgttgtacatgaactgcgtggaagtatattctccagaacgtgtacagaggcagttcgggtaccgacaggtggtgcctGTTCCAGCACCACGAGACGCCggacgggcgcacga gtgGAGCTCAAAGGGGGGCGGAGGCACGCAGGACTGGGCATCCAAGAATGCCGAGTACATACGGAGGTGGACAGAATCAGCTGCGGTGGATGTCATCATTACTGCTGAACAATACGACGAGGCCACGTACTGGGACTACCTTGCTTGGTACCGTccgcgcacgcgtgccaccttactcagcggacctgtacagccgggccccagacccttccccgaggatcgtgcccgcctacttcatgttgtg actgaagaggcgtatgagatgcatacgcaAGCGGATCAACCTTTTGGGGAACCAAGCAGGTCATCATCGCAGAGGGATCGTAACCCTCTCCGGGAGTACATGAGGACAAGAGGATCCCGCTTCCTAaacgctatacgtggtctaggtgggtgtgccccgcaatggagggggtacgaccaacatgccatggacccgtctcgtgcctcccacagcaggcggtcctcccacagcaggcggtcATCCAGTGCTCGTGAGGAACCCGTCCGGTCAGAATCACGACATACATCTTCAGCTTCGACGCGTCATGTCTCATGTTCCGgtgctgaggccgaggagtgcacgcagcctcctgcgcccgagcaggttacgctgggttcactagcacctccggctacgatgacacctccggctgcagcatctactcatcaggaggacgtcgttgactacacgcagcagaccccttgctggagcgACCCTAATGCTTTTGACTGGGGTGCTGCAATGCATGCGACCGCCACCTTCACTGATCTACTCGGCGGACAGTCCTCCCATGATCTCAATGAACCTGGAAGTTCACATTGGTACCAGCatggcgagccttcggcacactggactccatcggagcacgttctagggccgtccacacttccgcacgaggatccttcggcatggtacatgcagaGCCGAGTAAGCGGggcgggatacacgttcggtggggttcccatagggcaggcagatgatgatgaagacgaccaagggcacgcaaggcaggggcctgcgcaggctgctgggatgagagccacacacccgccagacgcttacacgccTGGAGATTGTGTGAGGCATCATCGCCGTTGA
- the LOC133924644 gene encoding uncharacterized protein LOC133924644 translates to MYLRVRELADHPSVIGFSRRQRTIVMSPDQYASHIQAFPEDEQLINKEISHFLTMCMLFGGGVIPGSRRRRRQSANQRGTEATSTNHPDNDEDEDDDDFMPPMPRHSNRNTGESSRNTARGRSRTTSRCHTTDREIGRGTTSEKPQDDDDDDDFMPQRPRPPRLPSPEDTDDPENDDGFARTHFYNFPEPPRRRQPSYPDSFDHRTWNSYANLRRHFPSP, encoded by the exons atgtatctgagggtccgcgaactggccgaccatccttctgtgataggtttctctaggaggcaaagaacgatagtaatgtcgccagaccagtatgcatcccatattcag gctttcccggaagacgaacagttgatcaacaaagaaatctcacacttcttgacgatgtgtatgctcttcggcgggggtgtgatacctggttcgcgtagaagacgacgacagtcagcgaatcaaaggggtacagaggcgacctctacgaatcatccagataatgacgaggacgaagacgatgacgatttcatgccccccATGCCTAGACATTCGAACAGAAATACAGGAGAAAGTtctaggaacactgcaagaggacgttcacgcacaacatcgagatgccatacaactgatagggaaataggacgtggtaccacctcggagaaacctcaagatgatgacgacgacgacgatttcatgccacaacgaccccgccctccgaggcttccatctccggaggacaccgatgaccctgaaaatgatgatggatttgctcgtactcatttttacaacttcccagaaccacctcggagacgacaaccatcttacccggaTAGCTTTGACCATCGCACCTGGAATTCTTacgctaatttgcgtcgccactttccttcgccctaa